The genomic DNA CGCTGGTTATCATCGGCGCGGGCTGCACGTTTTCTAGCTCGCTAGCCTGCCTGCTAGCTCGCGGCGAGAGCCTAGAAAGCGCCGTCCAGCAAGCCAAAGAATACATCTACAACGCCATAATCACCGGCATCGACACGAATCTGGGCGTGAGAAAACTGCTAAATCACGGGGTTAAAATTTAATTTTAGCATGTTTTTGCGGCAACCTACCAAAGTATGGCCGGATAAATTTATATAAGATTAGCCCAAAAAAAGCATATCGGGTTTAAAGCTTAATAGCGCACGGGATAGAAGTTGCCGCATTTTACTTTGGCAGGGCTTTGGGGCTGGGTAATATCGTTAATTCGTAAGAAAATAAACCCGACCTCGCGATTAGGAATTCAAAGTTGAGCTAGACAAATACGCCGATGTTAGATGCTACAAAAATTCTGCTAGATTGACGTTAAATTTGCGTTAGTCTAGCATTAAGTCGTTTGCGTAATAAGACCGCGTAGATTTAAGTTACCGAATCGTGAGTGCTTTACGCTGCGGGGTCATCGTCTGGGTTTTGCGCCGATGTTGTAAGATCGCCGAGTTATATGGTTGGTTTAAATTTACATAGCCGATTTATCGTTTTGGCAGGTTTCAAACCCTAACGGGTTAAATTTGTGCCAATTTTGCCGTTTTTCGCGGCCTAGTTTATTTTTAGCTAGCTCTTTTGGTACGGTTTATAAAGATGACGCTATGTTAGGTTATAGTTAGCTTTTATAGTTTATTCGCTTTAATTATATTTAATAAATGATAACGCGGAAATTTAGCAAGGATTTGGGTGCGGCAAACAAATAAAATCCCTAAAAAATTTAAACCGCTAAAATCTTGCAGATTAGATGTCTTTAGTCGTTTGCATTCGTAAAAAACAAGCTTTGGCGAGGTTTAGTATTTTTGCCGACTTTTGCTTATTTTGCTTTAGGGCGATATTTTATTACTCCGGTTTAGCGCGTCTTGCTTGGGCGTCCTGTGCTAGCGCGGATTTAAGCGGATTTGCGCTTCGTTTAACCCTAGCCTTATAAATATAAATTTCTCTCGACGACTACAAGAGTCCGCGTCCGTATTTTATATTCGCCGCAAGCGAAATTTGATTAGAGCTGTCATGCTTGCTGCGGTATTTTTATTTACTTTATTTGTTTTACTTTTATATTTTATTTTTTAGCATCGCTACTCTTCATATAGATTTTATTCATTTCATATCTATTATGATGATTTTTACTTTTGCGGCCCATGTTTGCCTATTTTTGCTTGTATATCTTTGCCCGCTACGGCGATAAAGCTTCTTGTAAGTTTCGCAAATAGCGATATACTCGCGTTTTAGATTTTTCTAGCGGTTAAATTTAGGCTATTTTAAGGCCTAAAAATATAAACTTTTATCGCAAATAGCCCTAAATATGAGTGTTTTGGTGCTGTGTAAATTTACCCCGTTGGGGTTTGAAACTTATTGCTATCGACATTATTTAAAATATACTCGAGCGTGTAAATTTACCCCGTTGGGGTTTGAAACCCACCTGATAGTCGGGGCGCAGTGCCAAACTCAAAGTGTAAATTTACCCCGTTGGGGTTTGAAACAACTGCTGAGCGGCGTCGCTTTGGCTCGTGCTAGCGTGTAAATTTACCCCGTTGGGGTTTGAAACGGTTTTCGGCTTTGGATAGTTTCAAAATAGCCCCTTTGTGTAAATTTACCCCGTTGGGGTTTGAAACGCTCCTTTGCGCGCTCGTTAAGCACAGCGTCATCGTGTAAATTTACCCCGTTGGGGTTTGAAACTCAAACATCCGCTTAAATTTAGCTCCTTAGCACGGTGTAAATTTACCCCGTTGGGGTTTGAAACGGCTTAACAGGCTCACAACAACAGCCACACATCAAAGGTGTAAATTTACCCCGTTGGGGTTTGAAACATTTTTCTTGAAACCCCATTTACGATTTGTGTAAAATGTGTAAATTTACCCCGTTGGGGTTTGAAACAAATTTGAGCTAAATCCCTAATTTCTAGCGCCTCGTGTAAATTTACCCCGTTGGGGTTTGAAACTTCGTCAAGAAGGTAAAGTTTATATCGTTAATCCGTGTAAATTTACCCCGTTGGGGTTTGAAACAGTAATCTTGGTAAATTTTGGGCTACTGGGCTTAAGTGTAAATTTACCCCGTTGGGGTTTGAAACGATGTTAGAAGCTTAAACATAAGCGTTTGATTAAAGTGTAAATTTACCCCGTTGGGGTTTGAAACCTCCGAATACCAAAACGAGCCGCTAAGCCGCGACGGGTGTAAATTTACCCCGTTGGGGTTTGAAACAAATACCAGTCCGTATTCCCCACCCTCATCCAGCGTGTGTAAATTTACCCCGTTGGGGTTTGAAACATGTTTTATTTTTTATTTTTTTGCTTTTGCTTGCTTGGTGTAAATTTACCCCGTTGGGGTTTGAAACTCCAGGACGCGGAGCTGTTGCACCAAATGTTTAAGTGTAAATTTACCCCGTTGGGGTTTGAAACAAGGCCACTACAAACGACCGCAAAGAGGTGGTAAAGTGTAAATTTACCCCGTTGGGGTTTGAAACCGGATAAAATCAAAGAAATGTTAGCCGCGGCCGGCATGTGTAAATTTACCCCGTTGGGGTTTGAAACGCTTTCGATCAATCTCATTAAGTCTTGCGTAGATAGCGTGTAAATTTACCCCGTTGGGGTTTGAAACCTTCTGATGAATATGATATCGTGCCGGCTTCTGAAGTGTAAATTTACCCCGTTGGGGTTTGAAACCGGGACTAAAGGCGGCTTTTAGGGGATTTTTGCCAGTGTAAATTTACCCCGTTGGGGTTTGAAACTCTCGATTACGTTGTCTTTATAGATCGTCGCCTCATAGTGTAAATTTACCCCGTTGGGGTTTGAAACCCAAAGTAAAAAAGGAAAAAAAATGAAGACAAAAGTGTAAATTTACCCCGTTGGGGTTTGAAACGATTATTCCCTCTACGTTGATCAAGAGAGCGCTATAGTGTAAATTTACCCCGTTGGGGTTTGAAACCATTGTAACAGCACGGTAACAACCGGTAACAAAAGTGTAAATTTACCCCGTTGGGGTTTGAAACTCGAAAAGCAAAACGAGCAAGGCTACGTAAGCAAAGTGTAAATTTACCCCGTTGGGGTTTGAAACTCTACCGGCAACGTCGAAATGAGAAAGCAACTCTTGTGTAAATTTACCCCGTTGGGGTTTGAAACTGGTGACGATGCGATACATGAGGCTTTGAGTGATGAGTGTAAATTTACCCCGTTGGGGTTTGAAACTCTAAGAGTATAAAGAGGTTTGTCGATAAACATAAAGTGTAAATTTACCCCGTTGGGGTTTGAAACGATAAAAGTAGTATCGTAGAATTGTAGCTTTTGATTGTGTAAATTTACCCCGTTGGGGTTTGAAACAACGTATAAGCGACCCCTTGCAAGAAGAACGCGTGTGTAAATTTACCCCGTTGGGGTTTGAAACGAGATGCTTAAAAATATGTTTTCAGATATGGTGTCGTGTAAATTTACCCCGTTGGGGTTTGAAACCCCCAAACCGATTAGGGGCAAATCTCGGGCATTTTTCGTGTAAATTTACCCCGTTGGGGTTTGAAACCCGTAACGTCCCAAACATCAGTTTCAACTTCATTGGTGTAAATTTACCCCGTTGGGGTTTGAAACTCAGGTGATTTGGCATCGCTCGCCAAAATTTAACCGTGTAAATTTACCCCGTTGGGGTTTGAAACTCTTTTATACTCTCTAACTCTTGCCTCCACTCTGTCGTGTAAATTTACCCCGTTGGGGTTTGAAACATCAAATAAATTTAAACTTTTTTGTTTTACGGCAAAGTGTAAATTTACCCCGTTGGGGTTTGAAACAAACTTCTTTGTGTTGGCATTCTTGGAAAGGCTGAGTGTAAATTTACCCCGTTGGGGTTTGAAACATCTTTGCAGTTGAAGCGGCTTGCAGGAAAGCCTGAGTGTAAATTTACCCCGTTGGGGTTTGAAACATCGCCAAATTTCAAGCCCGGCGCCGCCTAAAGCTGTGTAAATTTACCCCGTTGGGGTTTGAAACAATGACAGACAAAGAAATCGTTTTAGAGCTGACGGTGTAAATTTACCCCGTTGGGGTTTGAAACTATGCTATCAGGTCTATCCCTTCGTCTTTGACTCGTGTAAATTTACCCCGTTGGGGTTTGAAACGAATTGTAAAGAAAAGAGCCGCTACAGTAATAAGGTGTAAATTTACCCCGTTGGGGTTTGAAACTATTCGGCGTAGCTTCCTGCGGTTTGTTTTAGGTATGTGTAAATTTACCCCGTTGGGGTTTGAAACCGTTTTGGGATTTTCTTGCCGATTGGGATGAAGCGTGTAAATTTATCCCGTTGGGGTTTGAAACCGAGTATGCCGGCATTAAACGCGGCTTCTTGGCTATCGTGTAAATTTACCCCGTTGGGGTTTGAAACCAGTTATTATAGGTAGTTTGTTAGGCTTTCTTTGGTCTTTCATAGCACTATTCATAAGTTGCGTATTCGCGATAATTTACCAAACGCTAAAAGGTAAGAAGGGAGAATCGCTCCCGTTTATTCCTTTTCTAACTGCGGGAACGATTGTATCGTTGATTTGTATTAGCTTGTGAGCGACTGGGGGTTAACCCCTCATCGCTCAGTCGAGAATATGCTACTATCATATCGTAAAACAACAGGCGTGCCGTAATTTTCTATCGCCCACTTCCTAAAATCCTTGCATAACTTCCGTTCGTCAAACTTATCGTATATATAGTCGTTTCTTAATGGGTCGCTTGAACGAACGTTTCCTTTAAATCGTCCACCATACATAACCGTCGCCTGCATTTCGGCTTGTTCTGGAGCGACTCTGAAATAATCTCCGGTGCCCTTTTCTGGGTGATAAGGGTCTATCGTAAGTTCTCGGTGATAGCCTATTTCTATGCAAGGATAATCGCTACCCTTTAACCCGATAAGCAAATTTTGTCCGCGCAAGGATAATCGCTACCCTTTAACCCGATAAGCAAATTTTGTCCGCCCGGGTGTAGGTCGGATTGAGGCGTCGGGTGGATTTTTAACATAAAGTTATCATCGGGCTCTCCCCAAGCAACTTCGTTCGTAATTTCGTAATGAGGTACTACCCCGTTAGCGGCAACGTAAGCTTGTATTTCATCAGCCGCCTGCTTAAACGACGTAGTTAATACTGCAAATCTGGCGTCGTCCCTAGACGCATTAATTTTTGGAACGGCCACCGCCGACAATATCCCTATAATCACTATGACAAAAACTAATTCAACCATAGTAAAAGCTCTGCTTTTTGACATATAAAATCCTCTTAAAATAACGTAGTAGACACATTTTAACAGAATTTTTAATCTATGACAATAAAATTTGCTCGGCAAAAAACAAAGTACTTGCGCGATAGACGGTGTTTTTGGATAAATTTTTGTGTTTAGACGGCGTGAGGCTTGAAAGAAAAACATACTTAGTAAAAAGCTAACAAGCCTACAATGGTGTAAATTTACCCCGTTTTTTTTGGGGGGAGGGTAAACACCCAACCGACCCAGTCGCCAAAAAGCAAATTCATACGCTAATGGGCATTTAAACGTCACCCATTTTTTGTTTTGAGACAGATTTAAATTGGCGAGTAAATAGACACGTGGCAGACTGCGCCGCCCTAGCGATTATTTTTTTACGCGTTTAAGACTGTTTGCTGGGCTAAATTTAGCTTTGCTTGCAGAGGCTATTTTTGCGCCCGCCTTAATCCCTTTTTATGCTTTTAATGATATAATTTCTCAAAAATAAGACTTTTGCGATTTGGAGCGAAAATTTAGGCTTTGGATCAAATCTAGCGCGATTTTAGCGGGTGAGTTTGGGTCAAAAACCGTGCCGCAGCGAGCTTGATTTGCGCAGGTAAGCTTAAATTTAACGCCCCAAAACCGCAAACGCTCTAAAATTTATCAAAAAAGGAGCCAAAATGAAAACGCTAGTAGTTTTATCCCATCCAAATTTCGCCGCCTCTCGCCTAAACAAGGCGCTGGCAAACGCCGCCAAAAGTGCGGGCGCCGAGGTTCGCCACCTAGAGGGGTTATACGGCACCGACGCCCTTAAAATCGACGTCGCGGCGGAGCAGGAGGCGTTTTTGCGCGCCGATCGCATCGTGTTTTTGTTCCCGATGATGGGCTTTAACGTGCCGTCAATGCTAAAGGCCTACATCGACTACGTGCTAAGCCGCGGCTTTGCCTACGGGCAGGGTGCGAAGATCGCCGGCAAACAGCTGCAAATCGCCGTGAGCGCGGGCGGCGGGCTAGGCGAATACTCCAAGCACGGCGCGATCAAATTTAGCCTAAACGAGATTTTGCTGCCGCTTCAGTGCTGCGCGGACTTTTGCGAGCTCGTTTACGGGCGCATCTTTGCTAGCTGCGGCGTGGAGCCCGGAGTGCCTGATAGCGCGATAGAGGCGCATGCGGCGAGATTTACGAAGCTCTTAAACGACGAGCTTGAAGAGGACGAATATCAAATTTAGCAAGGCAAGATAGCCGGGCTCTGAGCTCAAATTTGCACCGCTAGCGGCGATTTCCTATGCGAAGTCGCCGCTTTTCAAATTTAGCCTTAAAAAGATAGCTTTAGATCTAAAGCTAGAACGGCAAGCTCGGCGCGTTTTGGCGGTTTTTATCGTCGCCTTTCGGAGCGATTTCTAGGCGGCCAGACCCGCGCCTTTTCGGTGCTTTGCTTTGGAGCGGATATATTTTGCGGCGCGAATCGGTTAAATTTGCGCTATCGTAGCAAGGCTTGTAGCCCGTATTTTTGATGCGGGCTATGATTTGGATTTTATGAAAATTTATTTTTATAGACTAGGATTTTGGTTTTAAATTTAGCTCGTTTTGCCGCATTTTAAAACGGCGCAAATCCTTATAAATTCGGAGTTTTTATGATTTTTGGCAAAATAGACTATCTAAATTTGCTTCCTTTTCACGTATTTTTAAAGCGCTCGCGCCTAAGCTCGCAGGATAAAAAAATCATCGAATTTAAAAAGGGGGTGCCTAGCAAACTAAACCGCGATCTGCGCTGCCGCAGGATCGACGCCGCCGTGATCTCGAGCATCGAAAGCCGCAAAAAACGCTACAAAAAGGTGAGCCTTGGCATCGTAGCTAAGGGCGACGTAAAAAGCGTGCTCGTGCGAAAGGGCACCGCCGCGCGCCCGGATCCCGCGTCTGCGAGCTCAAACGCGCTAGCCGGAGTGTTGGGGCTTGAGGGCGAGGTACTCATCGGCGACCGCGCGCTAAAGGCGTATCTGCGGGAGGGCGAGGAGGCGTTTTACGATCTGGGGCGGGCGTGGCGCGAGCGGACGGGCTTGCCGTTTGTTTTCGGGCGATTTTCCTGCGTGAAGGGGCGCGGCGCGTATGAGCGGCTAGCGCGCGAGTTTTTGCGAGCAAATGTCAAAATCCCAAACTACATCCTCGCCAAATACGCCCAAACTAGGGGCATCAGCGCGGATGATATCAAATGGTATCTCAAATTTATCAGCTACGAAATCGGCGCGAAAGAGCAAAAAGCGCTGCGGATATTTTTCAAAGAAGTGCGAAAAAATGGGCGGACGGCGAAGCTTTTAGCATAGTAAATCGTAAAATTCTAGCTAAAGCGCCGTTTGGACTTGCGCTTTTGCGGTGCCGATAATGCGATCTAGAGCTAAATTTACTTCACGCACCGTCCAAAAAGCATTTAGCAAGCAAGGCGGTAAATTTCCGCTAAGACCAAATCCTCAAGCATCGGCTCGATTTTTGGCTCGCCAGGCATGTAAGCGGAAAGACGGGCTTGATCGTAGCGACCCTGGTAACCAAGAACGCCCAGGACGCGACGCTAAAGGTATACTTGGTCGCTGCCGGCTCTTTTTTACGATGCCGTTTTGCTTGTGCTAAAGGCGGCTCGGTCGCGCCGCCGCGTAGTTTTGGCGTCTTGCCGCCTTTATAAACGATACGCGTGCATCAAAGGCATAGCGATCTTGACCGCTACGAGACAACGGCGCCCAAGTCCGCCCCAAAAACCGTCACTACGTCGTTTGCGGCAAATTTATTAACCCGGCTTGTCGATTTTATGCCGATTTTATTTACTTTTGCGGCCCATGTTTGCCCGTTTTTGCTTG from uncultured Campylobacter sp. includes the following:
- a CDS encoding type II secretion system protein; the encoded protein is MSKSRAFTMVELVFVIVIIGILSAVAVPKINASRDDARFAVLTTSFKQAADEIQAYVAANGVVPHYEITNEVAWGEPDDNFMLKIHPTPQSDLHPGGQNLLIGLKGSDYPCADKICLSG
- a CDS encoding NAD(P)H-dependent oxidoreductase — its product is MKTLVVLSHPNFAASRLNKALANAAKSAGAEVRHLEGLYGTDALKIDVAAEQEAFLRADRIVFLFPMMGFNVPSMLKAYIDYVLSRGFAYGQGAKIAGKQLQIAVSAGGGLGEYSKHGAIKFSLNEILLPLQCCADFCELVYGRIFASCGVEPGVPDSAIEAHAARFTKLLNDELEEDEYQI
- a CDS encoding MqnA/MqnD/SBP family protein, whose amino-acid sequence is MIFGKIDYLNLLPFHVFLKRSRLSSQDKKIIEFKKGVPSKLNRDLRCRRIDAAVISSIESRKKRYKKVSLGIVAKGDVKSVLVRKGTAARPDPASASSNALAGVLGLEGEVLIGDRALKAYLREGEEAFYDLGRAWRERTGLPFVFGRFSCVKGRGAYERLAREFLRANVKIPNYILAKYAQTRGISADDIKWYLKFISYEIGAKEQKALRIFFKEVRKNGRTAKLLA